A DNA window from Luteolibacter luteus contains the following coding sequences:
- a CDS encoding glutaminase family protein produces the protein MKRNPASTPKTALLAAGALGLSLAHGQVRPSPAGENELIPPSTPLVACDPYFSIWSPGDTLNGVETAHWTGRQQQMTSLVKVDGKAFRVMGASPASAPALEQKSLTVLPTRTIYTFEGAGVALSLSFTTPALPDDISLLSRPVTYLTYDFRATDGKQHEVSVFFGASGELTVNSTDQDVTWKDASFGDLSVVSLGSKDQPVLQKKGDDQRIDWGYLYLAAPADATASYGFAAPAELATAFAMKGISGGKGASGQADHANSAGAGLELKPFQVGAESVSKWAMIAYDDIYSIQFNHKNLRPYWRKDGWEAKDLLTASAKEYASLQERCAKFDEELMADLRKLGGEKYAKISALAYRHCFAAGKFVADDNGQPLQFSKENHSNGCIATSDVFYPMAPQFLLFGPSVGKSFLAPFMEYAKSDRWKFPFAPHDLGTYPIANGQVYGGGEKTEKDQMPVEESGNILLLMGAIAKMEGNADYAGLYWEKLEQWAEYLKKEGYDPANQLCTDDFAGHMAHNVNLSAKAICGLGAFGQLCEMRGDKAKAEEYSKLAKEFAQRWVQEAKDGDHYRLAFDRPGTWSQKYNLVWDKILGLGLFPDEVLRTEMDYYKKMQKTYGVPLDNRRDYTKLDWIVWTASLTQNREDFEALVAPIFKYVNEGPVRLPMGDWYDTVTARKEGFTARPVVGGVYLPALYHKDLWSKYAGRDKTKAKGWAPMPDYVAPVLTTIVPHGGEKEGITWQYTTDRPQGEWFAANFDASGWKKGAAGFGGGGAPNTAVRTRWTNSDIWLRREIEMPASIPDNIALNVYFDEDIDVYINGVQAASAGGFVTDYSLVPLTAQGKAALKPGKNVIAVHCHQTSGGQYIDLGIVEVRPGEKKK, from the coding sequence ATGAAACGCAACCCCGCTTCGACCCCGAAGACCGCGCTGCTGGCAGCCGGTGCCCTCGGGCTGTCCTTGGCCCACGGCCAAGTCCGCCCCTCGCCGGCCGGCGAGAACGAGCTGATCCCGCCCTCCACCCCGCTGGTCGCCTGCGATCCCTACTTCAGCATCTGGTCGCCGGGCGACACGCTGAATGGTGTCGAGACCGCCCACTGGACCGGTCGCCAGCAACAGATGACCAGCCTCGTGAAGGTGGACGGCAAGGCCTTCCGCGTGATGGGTGCCTCGCCTGCCTCCGCTCCTGCTCTGGAGCAGAAGAGCCTGACCGTCCTTCCGACCCGGACGATCTACACCTTCGAAGGTGCCGGTGTGGCTCTGAGCCTGAGCTTCACCACCCCTGCCCTGCCGGATGACATCAGCCTGCTTTCCCGCCCGGTCACTTACCTGACCTATGACTTCCGCGCTACCGACGGAAAGCAGCACGAGGTGTCCGTCTTCTTCGGCGCTTCCGGCGAGCTGACGGTGAACTCCACCGATCAGGACGTGACGTGGAAAGACGCCAGCTTCGGTGATCTCTCCGTGGTGAGCCTGGGCTCGAAGGACCAACCGGTCCTCCAGAAGAAGGGTGATGACCAGCGCATCGACTGGGGCTACCTCTATCTGGCCGCTCCGGCGGACGCCACGGCCAGCTACGGCTTCGCCGCCCCGGCGGAACTCGCGACGGCTTTCGCGATGAAGGGCATCTCCGGTGGCAAGGGTGCCTCCGGCCAAGCCGACCACGCCAACAGCGCTGGTGCAGGCCTCGAGCTGAAGCCTTTCCAAGTGGGTGCTGAATCGGTGTCGAAGTGGGCGATGATCGCCTATGACGACATCTACTCGATCCAGTTCAACCACAAGAACCTGCGCCCCTACTGGCGCAAGGATGGTTGGGAAGCCAAGGACTTGCTGACCGCTTCCGCGAAGGAATACGCCTCGCTGCAGGAGCGCTGCGCCAAGTTCGATGAAGAGTTGATGGCCGACCTTCGCAAGCTTGGCGGCGAGAAATACGCCAAGATCTCCGCCCTGGCCTACCGCCACTGTTTCGCCGCAGGCAAGTTCGTGGCGGATGACAATGGCCAGCCGCTGCAATTCTCGAAGGAGAATCACTCGAACGGCTGCATCGCCACTTCGGATGTCTTCTACCCGATGGCTCCACAGTTCCTGCTCTTCGGCCCGAGCGTCGGAAAGTCCTTCCTCGCGCCCTTCATGGAATACGCGAAGAGCGACCGCTGGAAGTTCCCCTTCGCCCCGCATGATCTCGGCACCTATCCGATTGCCAATGGCCAGGTCTATGGCGGCGGTGAGAAGACCGAGAAGGACCAGATGCCGGTCGAGGAAAGCGGAAACATCCTGCTCCTCATGGGTGCCATCGCCAAGATGGAAGGAAATGCCGACTACGCCGGTCTCTACTGGGAGAAGCTCGAGCAGTGGGCGGAATACCTGAAGAAGGAAGGCTACGATCCCGCCAACCAACTCTGCACGGATGACTTCGCCGGCCACATGGCGCACAACGTGAACCTCAGCGCGAAGGCCATCTGCGGTCTCGGCGCTTTCGGACAGCTCTGCGAGATGCGCGGCGACAAGGCGAAGGCGGAGGAATACTCGAAGCTCGCCAAGGAATTCGCCCAGCGCTGGGTGCAGGAAGCAAAGGACGGCGACCACTACCGCCTCGCCTTCGACCGTCCGGGCACCTGGAGCCAGAAGTACAACCTCGTGTGGGACAAGATCCTCGGCCTCGGCCTCTTCCCGGATGAAGTGCTCCGCACCGAGATGGACTACTACAAGAAGATGCAGAAGACCTACGGTGTGCCGCTGGATAACCGCCGCGACTACACCAAGCTCGACTGGATCGTCTGGACGGCCTCGCTGACGCAGAACCGAGAGGACTTCGAGGCTCTGGTCGCACCGATCTTCAAGTACGTGAACGAAGGTCCGGTCCGCCTGCCGATGGGTGACTGGTACGACACGGTGACCGCCAGGAAGGAAGGCTTCACCGCCCGCCCGGTGGTCGGTGGCGTCTATCTGCCTGCTCTCTACCACAAGGACCTGTGGTCGAAGTATGCCGGCCGCGACAAGACCAAGGCCAAGGGCTGGGCTCCGATGCCTGACTACGTGGCTCCGGTGCTCACGACCATCGTCCCGCACGGCGGCGAGAAAGAAGGCATCACCTGGCAATACACCACGGACCGCCCGCAAGGCGAATGGTTCGCTGCCAACTTCGATGCTTCCGGTTGGAAGAAGGGCGCTGCGGGCTTCGGTGGCGGTGGTGCTCCGAACACCGCGGTTCGCACCCGCTGGACCAACTCCGACATCTGGCTCCGCCGCGAGATCGAAATGCCGGCGAGCATTCCGGACAACATCGCGCTGAATGTTTACTTCGATGAAGACATCGACGTTTACATCAACGGGGTGCAGGCCGCTTCCGCAGGTGGCTTCGTCACGGACTACAGCCTCGTGCCGCTGACCGCGCAGGGCAAGGCCGCCCTGAAGCCCGGCAAGAACGTGATCGCCGTGCACTGCCACCAGACCAGCGGCGGGCAATACATCGACCTCGGCATCGTCGAGGTGCGTCCCGGCGAGAAGAAGAAGTAA
- a CDS encoding NYN domain-containing protein has translation MSGLPSDPSTKPLAVLIDADNVNRRSIPAVLAEIATYGTASVRRIYGNWAQSNLKGWEEDLLKHSIQPIQQFSYTKGKNATDIAMVIDAMDLLHSGRFSGFCLVTSDSDFTRLAARIREQGLTVYGFGEEKTPKPFVNACDKFIRTEVLSAVVEEEAGSGTATPPPKKKTKEQLSKDRKLVSAIRKAIDAVTNEESEWASLGGVGSNLSKLMPDFDPRIHGYARLSDLVRAIDAFEVQRKDQHIQIRTKPKNA, from the coding sequence ATGTCAGGTCTCCCATCAGATCCCTCCACCAAACCGCTCGCGGTTCTCATCGATGCGGACAATGTGAACCGGAGGTCGATCCCTGCCGTGTTGGCGGAGATCGCGACTTACGGCACCGCAAGTGTGAGGCGGATCTACGGCAATTGGGCCCAGAGCAATCTCAAGGGATGGGAAGAAGATCTCCTCAAGCACTCCATCCAGCCGATCCAGCAATTCAGCTACACGAAGGGCAAAAACGCCACGGACATCGCCATGGTGATTGATGCGATGGACCTCCTTCATTCCGGTCGCTTCAGCGGCTTTTGTCTGGTGACAAGCGACAGTGATTTCACCCGCCTGGCCGCGCGGATCCGGGAACAAGGCCTCACGGTCTATGGCTTCGGCGAGGAAAAGACCCCGAAGCCGTTTGTGAATGCCTGCGATAAGTTCATCCGTACGGAAGTTCTTTCCGCTGTCGTGGAGGAAGAGGCCGGAAGCGGAACTGCCACACCGCCGCCAAAAAAGAAAACCAAGGAACAGCTTTCGAAGGACCGGAAGCTGGTGAGTGCGATCCGCAAAGCAATCGATGCGGTGACCAACGAGGAAAGCGAATGGGCTTCGCTAGGCGGAGTAGGATCCAATCTTTCCAAGCTGATGCCCGACTTTGATCCTCGGATCCACGGGTACGCCCGGCTCAGCGATCTGGTCAGGGCGATTGATGCCTTTGAAGTGCAGCGCAAGGATCAGCACATCCAGATCAGGACGAAACCGAAGAACGCGTGA
- a CDS encoding TSUP family transporter — protein MSPLAYALLFVAGFGGGFIDAVAGGGGLITVPALLATGMPPQVALGTNKLQSSCGTAIAVWHYAKAGLMKTPWLWLGVVLAFFASMGGAYAVSVLSKDLLKQLIPWLLAGVAVYTAFNRRFGIQVGKQRISPFVFAILFGIALGFYDGFFGPGTGSFWTLAVVSLLGLELRGATGYTKAANLASNLGSLLIFLGNGSVHFAAAGAMIGGQLLGARLGSALVIRQGAKFIRPVFLTVVFAMTLKLLWDAWGG, from the coding sequence ATGTCGCCCCTCGCTTACGCATTGCTTTTCGTCGCGGGCTTCGGCGGCGGCTTTATCGACGCCGTCGCCGGTGGCGGCGGCCTGATCACCGTGCCCGCCTTGCTCGCTACCGGCATGCCGCCGCAGGTCGCGCTTGGCACGAACAAGCTGCAATCTTCCTGCGGAACCGCCATTGCCGTCTGGCACTATGCGAAGGCGGGCTTGATGAAGACCCCTTGGCTCTGGCTGGGCGTTGTGCTGGCTTTCTTTGCCAGCATGGGCGGGGCCTATGCGGTCAGCGTCCTTAGCAAGGACCTTCTGAAGCAGCTCATTCCCTGGCTTCTCGCAGGGGTGGCCGTTTACACGGCGTTCAACCGCCGCTTCGGCATCCAGGTTGGCAAGCAGCGGATCTCACCTTTCGTCTTCGCAATCCTCTTCGGGATCGCGCTGGGATTCTACGATGGCTTCTTCGGTCCTGGGACCGGGTCTTTCTGGACCCTTGCGGTGGTCTCTTTGCTCGGTCTCGAGCTGCGCGGCGCGACCGGCTATACCAAGGCTGCAAACCTCGCGAGCAACCTGGGCTCGCTGCTGATCTTCTTGGGCAACGGCTCGGTCCACTTCGCCGCCGCCGGTGCCATGATCGGCGGGCAGCTGCTGGGAGCTCGGCTAGGTTCCGCTCTCGTGATCCGACAAGGTGCCAAGTTCATCCGGCCGGTCTTCCTCACCGTCGTCTTCGCGATGACCCTGAAGCTGCTCTGGGATGCGTGGGGCGGATGA
- a CDS encoding class I SAM-dependent methyltransferase, producing MQTDLHERNRLSWNAATVVHNLHKPDQAAFLRGGGSTLFEEEIALLGDVRGQEVLHLLCNSGQDSLGIAALGAAVTGVDISDEAIAFARRLSEESGIAASFERSDVYPWLDAAITEGRRFDIVFASYGALCWLSDLDEWMKRVAAVLKPGGRFVCIEFHPVAMIFDEEGKHAFHYSKPDEPLLWDNGVSDYVGASEGGLVPSGVSGQAAPFVNPHPCAEFQRGVADILGAILGARLQLAEFREYPYSNGWKPYTEMGALPGRRWTALDDRPSLPLMYSVVARKG from the coding sequence ATCCAGACCGACCTTCACGAAAGAAACCGCCTCTCGTGGAATGCCGCGACGGTGGTGCACAATTTGCACAAGCCGGATCAGGCGGCTTTCTTGCGTGGAGGAGGCAGCACTCTGTTCGAAGAAGAGATCGCCCTGCTTGGCGATGTCCGGGGGCAAGAGGTGCTGCATCTGCTCTGCAATTCGGGCCAGGATAGCTTGGGCATCGCGGCCTTGGGGGCTGCGGTGACCGGGGTGGATATCAGCGATGAGGCGATCGCCTTTGCCCGCCGGCTTTCGGAGGAGTCGGGGATCGCGGCGAGCTTCGAACGCTCGGACGTCTATCCATGGCTCGATGCAGCGATCACGGAAGGAAGGCGCTTTGACATCGTCTTCGCTTCCTACGGCGCATTGTGCTGGCTCTCCGATCTTGATGAATGGATGAAGCGCGTGGCGGCCGTTTTGAAGCCGGGTGGCCGCTTCGTGTGCATCGAGTTCCACCCGGTCGCGATGATCTTTGACGAGGAGGGAAAGCACGCCTTCCACTACAGCAAGCCGGATGAGCCGCTGCTCTGGGACAATGGGGTTTCCGACTACGTGGGTGCCTCCGAAGGCGGTTTGGTTCCTTCCGGTGTTTCGGGTCAGGCGGCGCCCTTCGTCAATCCGCATCCCTGTGCCGAGTTCCAACGCGGTGTTGCAGACATCCTTGGCGCGATCTTGGGAGCGAGGCTCCAGCTCGCGGAATTCCGGGAGTATCCGTACTCGAATGGCTGGAAGCCTTACACGGAGATGGGCGCCCTTCCCGGGAGGCGCTGGACCGCGCTGGACGACAGGCCCTCACTGCCCCTGATGTATAGCGTCGTGGCGCGGAAAGGCTGA
- a CDS encoding 6-bladed beta-propeller has translation MNVDRRDFLLSLSSAMVALSARGLAQSQDASTGAAVVGQGKYQWRVVPGWGVLDAETPVKDCHAMIQVKDGRIFLLTNETKNNVIIYDKAGKLLGKWGTEFPGAHGFTLAEEDGKEVFYITDHDRHQFFKTTLDGKILRTWDYPEKSGKYANAGEFKPTHVALAPDGGFFVVDGYGKSWCHRYDKKGEWVKCFGGDEGDGANLACAHGAWVDTRDPKKLLWITSRSESKLKRYTLDGKLVDILELTGAQPNFIVPFGDHTVIPCLRGNGAQNGSLENGFLCVLDPERKVISNLAAPAPAYADGKLGGLAADTKLFTYPHGMLIDDDQSIYVAQWNSGRTYPIKLERVKA, from the coding sequence ATGAACGTGGACCGACGCGACTTCCTCCTCTCCCTCTCCTCCGCCATGGTTGCCCTCAGCGCTCGCGGCCTTGCGCAATCCCAGGATGCTTCCACCGGCGCAGCCGTGGTGGGCCAGGGCAAGTATCAGTGGCGCGTCGTTCCCGGCTGGGGCGTGCTCGATGCGGAGACTCCGGTGAAGGATTGCCACGCCATGATCCAGGTGAAGGACGGCCGGATCTTCCTCCTCACGAACGAGACGAAGAACAACGTCATCATCTACGACAAGGCCGGCAAGCTGCTCGGCAAGTGGGGTACGGAGTTTCCCGGAGCCCACGGCTTCACGCTCGCGGAAGAAGATGGCAAGGAAGTCTTCTATATCACCGACCACGACCGTCACCAGTTCTTCAAGACCACGCTCGACGGGAAGATCCTGCGCACCTGGGATTACCCGGAGAAGAGCGGCAAGTATGCGAACGCCGGCGAGTTCAAGCCGACCCACGTCGCGCTCGCTCCCGATGGCGGCTTCTTCGTGGTGGATGGCTACGGCAAGAGCTGGTGTCACCGCTACGACAAGAAGGGCGAATGGGTGAAGTGCTTCGGTGGTGATGAAGGCGATGGCGCGAATCTGGCCTGTGCCCACGGTGCCTGGGTGGATACCCGCGATCCGAAGAAGCTTCTTTGGATCACCTCCCGCAGCGAGTCGAAGCTGAAGCGTTACACCTTGGACGGCAAGCTGGTCGATATCCTCGAACTCACCGGTGCACAGCCGAACTTCATCGTGCCCTTCGGCGATCACACCGTGATTCCTTGCCTGCGTGGCAACGGCGCGCAGAACGGTAGCCTGGAGAACGGCTTCCTTTGCGTTCTCGATCCCGAGCGCAAGGTCATCTCGAATCTCGCGGCTCCCGCGCCCGCCTATGCCGATGGCAAGCTGGGTGGCCTCGCCGCCGACACGAAGCTCTTCACCTATCCCCACGGCATGCTGATCGACGACGATCAGAGCATCTACGTGGCACAGTGGAATTCGGGACGCACCTACCCGATCAAGCTGGAGCGCGTGAAGGCCTGA
- a CDS encoding ThuA domain-containing protein gives MIRPLVVSLLFPAFVSAVQAERTKVLIIEGASNHDWERRKEALKAILSRDGSFDVEVSVTPGAAGDPGWAAWHPDFPAYDVVLSGYSNGSGGEPRWPSAVESAFASYVHGGGGFVAIHEACDSFAGWNEYGEMLGLRWNPASLGKSIIINADETLQVVLPGQGALTSHGDRSDILVKRLGDHPIHAGLPASWMAANLEVWRYPRGPAENLTVLSYAKDPLTQLQFPVEWTVNYGTGRVYASSYGHIGKGENAPGGFRCAAFQENLVRAVKWCAGINPPATVPSDFPAANAPSLRAYAEGTSGFGGPKAVGPFANGVLPTLSVVPTGVEVVEAFPALDWDAPIDARPWPESPGQLLIAEMDGRIYKVADNDTTTTKQLVLDIQDRVWHYNWENNDPGTKHGGILSTVFHPQFGKGQGKDYLYVYYVHNPASDQPSANPPFYDRLARFTWNGSAFTAASEQLLIHQYDTTKGHEGGGMCFGADGFLYLAFGDEGTESGDSSPFTQKINDRARSGVWRMDVDMQGGTVSHPIRRQPAGQGSFTQNYYIPSSNPWQDVNAGILEEFYAIGLREPHRMSFDAVTGLFWIGDVGANNREEVDVIDGPGLNFEWNYKEGTAAGFRAAPDPLIGISRAPVHDYSHSLGSCIIGGHVYRGTAIPQLAGKYLYGDNGTQLLYAVDYDPVAKQVRSVEQFAQGRPGYLFNGISSIGVDSQGEPLLLQLAGGNPGTAQISRVKPAGPPGGGTWQYPPLLSQTGVFTDLPTLAPAPGMIPFDVNMPLWSAGMHKKRWVMIPNDGVANTPAEQITYSETGAWQLPVGTVFVKHFAHPVTEAPLETRLLVHGTDGWGGVTYKWRADGIEADLLENGGEETFTIEGETFDYLYPSRQQCNMCHTSVAGPVLGFRTRQLNRSYSYPGGGTANQIESLSVAGFIPQSITVAQLESVLTSADAESSTVSDEAWARSYLDSNCSHCHQPGGSSRAFFDARLVTPLGGQSIVCGPVMDGLGAPAPAVVKPGSFENSVMLLRMNTIDECCSMPPLAKGIVDNVAVSRVADWILGMNADSCTKSSGFYGAGQMGIPVSTPAGYLMPDGWHSNIVVNEDNTFTNLSGAPLSLALDRFSFKAGRSGDPLTPFVVKVKGDNDFTVLAIGTPRTNYAVGSNSLPFSDGMTKINVAPGETIAIGFLDSNPDGSGGSVAGIVEWEDGGAEIWYGGGDTDADAGSITLGAMPDHGTKLFTTFHRNYRFTVSYTIEAYEMGNGLNIQPGYGVDGANSNFVINKTDTFTNNTAEPLNVSIDRFRFHASRVTDPVTPFVVKMNGSNSFTVLAIGVTRATYALGNNDVPFSTAPVQLTLAPGEKIAPGFMDAYPDGSGGTRNGAVSYEYEGTDLNYYSYSETNAASSIVVGQAPVTVGYLLPNLARDYYFSISLGFGGKEDEDGDGLPDRWELAYASVLTGLSATTDTDDDGSSDLDEYEAGTSPIDPGSRLFALGLEKGENGVTATVKTVPGRYYKVEASADLGSWSEVGTWKAASWPASSTPFVVPQGSLPEGSAQRVFIRVVPR, from the coding sequence ATGATTCGCCCCCTTGTTGTCTCCCTGCTGTTCCCCGCGTTCGTTTCTGCTGTCCAAGCGGAACGGACGAAAGTCCTCATCATCGAAGGTGCCAGTAATCATGACTGGGAGCGCCGGAAGGAGGCCCTGAAGGCGATCCTTTCGCGCGACGGGAGCTTTGATGTCGAGGTAAGCGTCACGCCTGGTGCTGCGGGCGACCCCGGCTGGGCCGCTTGGCACCCGGATTTCCCTGCCTATGACGTGGTGCTCTCCGGCTATAGCAATGGGTCGGGTGGTGAACCGCGCTGGCCCTCCGCCGTCGAGTCGGCCTTTGCTTCCTACGTTCATGGCGGTGGCGGTTTCGTGGCGATCCACGAGGCATGTGATTCCTTTGCTGGCTGGAACGAGTATGGCGAGATGCTCGGGCTGCGCTGGAATCCGGCGAGCTTGGGGAAGTCGATCATCATCAACGCGGACGAGACGCTTCAGGTCGTCCTTCCGGGGCAGGGTGCTCTTACCAGCCACGGCGATCGTAGCGACATTCTCGTAAAGCGGCTCGGCGATCACCCGATCCATGCCGGTTTGCCTGCTTCATGGATGGCCGCGAACCTGGAAGTCTGGCGTTATCCTCGCGGACCCGCAGAGAACCTGACGGTGCTTTCTTACGCGAAGGACCCGTTGACGCAGCTTCAGTTCCCGGTGGAGTGGACCGTGAACTACGGCACCGGGCGGGTCTACGCCTCAAGCTACGGGCATATTGGCAAAGGTGAGAATGCGCCGGGGGGCTTCCGTTGCGCAGCATTCCAAGAGAACCTAGTGCGTGCGGTGAAATGGTGCGCGGGCATCAATCCTCCGGCCACGGTGCCGTCGGACTTTCCTGCGGCGAATGCACCCTCCCTGCGGGCCTATGCGGAGGGTACGAGTGGCTTTGGTGGTCCGAAGGCGGTGGGGCCATTCGCGAACGGGGTCTTGCCGACGCTGTCCGTGGTGCCGACCGGTGTCGAAGTGGTCGAAGCCTTCCCGGCCTTGGATTGGGATGCGCCCATCGATGCGCGGCCTTGGCCGGAATCGCCGGGGCAGCTGCTGATCGCGGAAATGGATGGCCGCATTTACAAGGTGGCCGACAATGACACGACCACGACGAAACAGCTGGTCCTCGATATCCAGGATCGTGTCTGGCACTACAATTGGGAGAACAACGATCCCGGCACGAAACACGGCGGCATTCTGTCCACGGTCTTCCACCCGCAGTTCGGGAAGGGGCAGGGGAAGGACTATCTCTACGTTTACTACGTCCACAATCCAGCCAGCGACCAGCCGAGCGCGAATCCGCCTTTTTATGACCGGCTCGCGCGCTTCACTTGGAATGGCAGCGCATTCACTGCTGCCAGCGAGCAGCTGCTGATCCACCAGTATGATACCACGAAGGGTCATGAAGGTGGTGGGATGTGCTTCGGTGCGGACGGCTTTCTCTACCTCGCCTTCGGTGATGAAGGGACGGAAAGCGGCGACTCTTCCCCGTTTACGCAGAAGATCAATGACCGCGCCCGATCCGGCGTCTGGCGGATGGACGTGGACATGCAGGGGGGCACGGTGAGCCATCCGATCCGCCGCCAGCCGGCAGGACAGGGTTCCTTCACGCAGAATTACTATATTCCAAGTAGCAATCCATGGCAGGACGTGAACGCGGGCATTCTCGAAGAATTCTATGCGATTGGCCTGCGCGAGCCGCACCGGATGAGCTTCGACGCCGTGACCGGTCTCTTCTGGATTGGCGATGTCGGTGCGAACAATCGCGAGGAAGTCGACGTGATCGACGGTCCCGGCCTGAATTTCGAGTGGAACTATAAGGAAGGTACGGCGGCTGGTTTCCGAGCTGCGCCTGATCCGCTGATCGGGATTTCGAGGGCGCCAGTACACGATTACTCGCACTCTCTCGGGTCCTGCATCATCGGCGGTCATGTCTATCGTGGCACGGCGATCCCGCAGCTGGCGGGGAAGTATCTCTACGGCGACAATGGCACCCAGCTGCTCTACGCGGTGGACTACGATCCGGTGGCAAAGCAGGTGCGGTCCGTGGAGCAATTCGCGCAAGGACGTCCCGGCTATCTTTTCAATGGGATCAGCTCCATCGGTGTGGATTCGCAGGGCGAACCTTTGCTCTTGCAACTGGCAGGCGGGAATCCGGGCACTGCACAGATCTCGCGGGTCAAGCCGGCCGGTCCTCCGGGAGGCGGGACTTGGCAGTATCCGCCGCTGCTTTCCCAGACGGGAGTTTTCACGGATCTGCCAACACTGGCTCCTGCGCCCGGGATGATTCCCTTCGATGTGAACATGCCGCTGTGGAGCGCCGGCATGCACAAGAAGCGCTGGGTGATGATCCCGAACGACGGCGTGGCGAATACGCCTGCCGAGCAGATCACCTACAGCGAGACCGGTGCGTGGCAGTTGCCGGTGGGCACCGTCTTCGTGAAGCATTTCGCGCATCCGGTGACCGAGGCCCCGCTGGAGACGCGCCTTCTGGTCCACGGTACCGATGGCTGGGGCGGTGTGACCTACAAGTGGCGTGCCGACGGCATCGAGGCCGATTTGTTAGAAAATGGTGGCGAGGAGACCTTCACGATCGAGGGTGAGACCTTCGATTACCTCTACCCCTCGCGGCAGCAGTGCAACATGTGCCATACCAGCGTGGCGGGGCCGGTTCTTGGCTTCCGCACCCGCCAGCTCAATCGCAGTTATTCCTATCCTGGCGGCGGGACTGCCAATCAGATCGAGTCGCTCAGCGTGGCGGGCTTCATCCCGCAATCGATCACGGTCGCGCAGCTTGAGAGCGTGCTAACATCCGCGGATGCGGAAAGCAGCACCGTGTCCGATGAGGCGTGGGCCCGATCTTATCTGGATAGCAATTGCTCGCACTGCCACCAGCCTGGGGGCAGCTCGCGCGCTTTCTTTGATGCGCGGCTCGTCACGCCGCTCGGTGGCCAGTCGATCGTCTGCGGTCCGGTGATGGATGGGCTTGGCGCTCCCGCTCCAGCCGTGGTGAAGCCGGGCAGCTTCGAGAACTCCGTGATGTTGCTGCGGATGAATACGATCGACGAGTGCTGCTCGATGCCGCCCTTGGCAAAGGGGATTGTTGACAATGTTGCCGTATCCCGGGTGGCGGATTGGATCCTCGGCATGAATGCCGATTCATGCACCAAGTCCTCCGGTTTCTATGGCGCGGGGCAGATGGGTATCCCGGTTTCCACCCCGGCCGGTTACCTGATGCCCGACGGCTGGCACTCGAACATCGTGGTGAATGAGGACAATACTTTCACCAACCTGAGCGGCGCTCCGCTCAGCTTGGCACTGGATCGATTCTCCTTCAAGGCGGGACGCAGTGGCGATCCGCTGACACCCTTTGTCGTAAAGGTGAAGGGGGACAATGACTTCACCGTTCTCGCCATCGGCACGCCGAGAACCAACTACGCCGTGGGTAGTAATAGCCTGCCCTTTTCCGACGGTATGACGAAGATCAACGTGGCTCCCGGCGAAACGATTGCGATCGGTTTCCTCGATTCCAACCCGGATGGCTCGGGTGGCAGCGTGGCGGGGATTGTCGAGTGGGAAGACGGCGGTGCGGAGATCTGGTATGGCGGCGGCGATACGGATGCCGATGCTGGATCCATCACCCTAGGCGCCATGCCCGATCATGGCACCAAGCTCTTCACCACCTTCCACAGGAACTACCGCTTCACCGTCAGCTACACGATCGAGGCCTATGAGATGGGGAATGGGCTCAATATTCAGCCCGGCTATGGCGTGGACGGCGCGAATTCGAATTTCGTGATCAACAAGACGGATACCTTCACGAACAATACCGCGGAACCGCTCAATGTGAGCATCGACCGTTTCCGTTTCCATGCTTCCCGGGTCACCGATCCAGTGACCCCATTCGTCGTGAAGATGAATGGGAGCAATAGCTTCACCGTGCTGGCGATCGGCGTGACCCGTGCCACCTACGCGCTGGGAAACAATGACGTTCCGTTCTCCACAGCGCCCGTGCAGCTCACGCTCGCGCCGGGGGAGAAGATCGCACCCGGTTTCATGGACGCCTATCCCGATGGATCCGGCGGCACGCGGAATGGTGCCGTTTCCTATGAATACGAGGGGACGGATCTCAATTACTACAGCTATAGTGAGACGAACGCGGCCAGCAGCATTGTCGTCGGCCAGGCTCCGGTCACAGTTGGCTACCTGCTGCCGAACCTGGCACGGGATTACTACTTCTCCATCTCGCTCGGATTCGGTGGCAAGGAGGACGAGGACGGAGACGGCCTGCCGGACCGTTGGGAGCTGGCCTATGCCTCTGTCCTCACCGGCCTCTCGGCGACGACTGACACCGACGATGATGGTTCGAGCGATCTCGACGAATACGAGGCAGGTACGAGCCCGATCGATCCCGGGAGCCGTCTCTTTGCCTTGGGTCTCGAGAAGGGAGAGAACGGTGTCACCGCCACCGTGAAAACCGTGCCCGGCAGATATTACAAGGTGGAGGCCTCCGCGGATCTTGGCTCCTGGTCCGAGGTCGGCACATGGAAGGCTGCAAGCTGGCCGGCAAGCAGCACCCCATTTGTGGTGCCACAGGGCTCTTTGCCGGAGGGTTCGGCGCAGCGGGTCTTCATTCGCGTGGTCCCGCGCTGA